One segment of Solanum lycopersicum chromosome 1, SLM_r2.1 DNA contains the following:
- the LOC101263930 gene encoding glutaredoxin-C1-like — protein MQYQNTRSRQRSSSSESMERVARLASGSAVVIFSSSSCCMCHAMKRLFCELGVSPMVYELDQDPNGKGMERALSKLIGNSPAIPVVFIGGDLIGSMDTVMASHINGTLVPLLKEAGALWL, from the coding sequence ATGCAATACCAAAACACTAGGTCAAGGCAAAGGTCATCGTCTTCCGAGTCGATGGAGAGGGTGGCTAGGCTAGCATCAGGAAGCGCGGTGGTGATATTTAGCTCGAGTAGTTGTTGCATGTGCCATGCAATGAAGAGGTTGTTTTGTGAGCTCGGGGTGAGCCCGATGGTGTATGAGTTAGACCAAGACCCTAATGGAAAAGGAATGGAGAGGGCGCTTTCAAAGCTTATTGGCAACTCACCTGCCATACCGGTTGTGTTCATAGGTGGTGACCTAATTGGATCGATGGATACAGTTATGGCTTCTCATATTAATGGCACTCTTGTCCCACTTCTCAAAGAAGCTGGAGCTCTCTGGTTGTAA